In one window of Macrobrachium nipponense isolate FS-2020 chromosome 2, ASM1510439v2, whole genome shotgun sequence DNA:
- the LOC135221097 gene encoding uncharacterized protein LOC135221097, whose product MLFNSFWYLSFSSSVSHKNKIMQAEYQDLNGTRASDMSELNVMDFVETEYKSDVEDILLDKKPRRKGQRKSKLSTQYEFDNYDDGSKVSNYPRKSRKCLQRKRRRSSMKSKSVHDSVNSDNHLYPYATLMKVLCNEVGEKNVIKEPRTGKLFKQLSHANLCYPYATFLQELHEIANKGFGSISPSVENDFVDPSESEISQVMKSFRFKSSTLRLGVSSQSEDGKDDFKRTFSTLLLDLVNEHKLQDQSHKDDRTVFGVGKILKMCMFDVPGTKPAEELSFSALLQGLSLLAERENTCDSESESVSQVLEESSESSLEEEEEEWRPSFCRELDGIPDVQREHKKKSLRRKKPVSRFDPTPGKCQSSRVKSKQHMQSSSSSQSLLQLILNKGNEDTVQKVRNKKAKESLLRSEVLEKIKDKINSRKGFTDTSTDSNENIKEEFGNEESLSEGSLEEQRNFYGAIAARKRERSLLKEYLLKPTDEEMTSKSYADTIPIMSGNSFVFSKLLQNFQMGSDKHLMDSYHENLEDSFSSSILRKMLIEKGKPLPNSTSDDELHDVENVKPIEHIDLNSLQSFLCENNSEEEFPSCAMRQEFENKNDIIGEKLRERISQALEGSDSNLRNHIQKEDKSNNDIANCLDLSVLESCSSTDPTDLNPVCKIKCEVKCEEEFIDGVRECDICHIEFSSSVDYNNHEMLFHCRKEAEPQSSGPTCALPHGSDILQAGLFQEKLPA is encoded by the coding sequence ATGTTGTTTAACAGTTTCTGGTATCTaagtttttcttcttcagtatcacataaaaataaaataatgcaagcAGAATATCAAGACCTAAATGGTACTAGAGCTTCTGATATGTCAGAGCTCAATGTAATGGACTTTGTTGAAACAGAGTACAAATCTGATGTTGAAGATATATTATTAGACAAAAAACCAAGGCGAAAAGGCCAAAGGAAATCAAAATTATCCACACAGTATGAAtttgataattatgatgatggCTCCAAAGTATCCAATTACCCAAGAAAGTCAAGAAAGTGCCTTcagagaaaaaggagaagaagttcAATGAAATCCAAATCTGTTCATGACTCGGTTAACAGTGATAACCATTTATATCCATACGCTACATTAATGAAAGTGCTTTGTAATGAAGTTGGGGAAAAGAATGTAATTAAGGAGCCAAGAACAGGAAAACTCTTCAAACAGCTTAGCCATGCTAATTTATGCTATCCTTATGCCACTTTCTTACAAGAGCTGCATGAAATTGCAAATAAAGGTTTTGGAAGCATTTCACCAAGTGTTGAGAATGATTTTGTAGACCCCTCAGAGAGTGAAATCTCCCAGGTGATGAAGAGTTTCAGATTCAAATCCAGTACTCTAAGACTAGGTGTTTCTAGTCAGTCTGAAGATGGGAaagatgactttaaaaggacATTTAGCACACTTCTTCTTGATTTAGTTAACGAGCATAAATTACAAGATCAGTCACATAAAGATGATAGAACAGTATTTGGAGtagggaaaattttgaaaatgtgtatgtTTGATGTACCAGGAACCAAGCCAGCTGAAGAACTGAGTTTTTCTGCTTTGCTTCAGGGGCTATCATTGTTAGCAGAAAGAGAAAATACTTGTGACAGTGAGAGTGAAAGTGTAAGTCAAGTGTTGGAAGAATCGTCAGAGTCTTCattagaagaggaggaggaagaatggaGACCATCGTTTTGCAGAGAACTTGATGGCATTCCTGATGTGCAaagagagcataaaaaaaaatccttaagaagaaaaaaaccagTATCCAGATTTGATCCAACTCCGGGAAAGTGTCAGTCATCTAGAGTGAAGAGCAAACAACATATGCAATCCAGTTCTAGTTCTCAGTCACTTTTGCAGTTAATATTGAATAAGGGCAATGAGGATACAGTACAGAAAGTTAGGAACAAGAAGGCAAAGGAATCACTGCTTCGCTCAGAAGTTTTAGAGAAAATCAAAGACAAGATTAACAGCCGTAAAGGTTTCACCGACACAAGTACTGATTCTAATGAGAATATAAAAGAGGAGTTTGGAAATGAGGAAAGTCTTTCAGAGGGGAGCCTAGAAGAGCAAAGAAATTTCTATGGGGCAATAGCTGctagaaaaagagaaagatcaCTTTTGAAGGAATATCTTCTAAAACCTACAGATGAAGAAATGACTTCTAAGAGTTATGCTGATACTATACCCATAATGTCTGGAAATAGTTTCGTGTTTAGCAAATTATTGCAGAACTTTCAGATGGGATCAGATAAGCACTTAATGGATAGTTACCATGAAAATCTTGAAGACAGTTTCAGTAGCAGCATACTAAGAAAGATGCTCATTGAAAAAGGTAAACCTTTACCAAACTCCACGAGTGATGATGAATTGCACGATGTTGAAAATGTCAAGCCTATTGAGCACATAGATCTCAATTCATTGCAGTCCTTTTTATGTGAGAATAATTCTGAAGAGGAATTTCCTTCATGTGCTATGAGGcaggaatttgaaaataaaaatgatatcatAGGTGAAAAGTTAAGAGAACGGATTTCGCAGGCTCTCGAAGgatctgactcaaatttaagaaATCATATTCAAAAGGAAGATAAGAGTAATAATGATATTGCCAACTGTCTGGATTTATCAGTGTTAGAAAGCTGCTCCTCCACTGACCCTACAGATTTGAATCCTGTGTGTAAGATAAAATGTGAAGTAAAGTGTGAAGAAGAATTCATCGATGGGGTCCGTGAGTGTGATATTTGCCATATTGAGTTCTCGTCAAGTGTGGATTATAATAACCATGAAATGCTCTTCCACTGTAGAAAGGAAGCAGAGCCCCAGAGTAGTGGACCAACATGTGCTCTTCCACATGGAAGTGATATTTTACAGGCAGGTCTATTCCAAGAAAAATTGCCTGCCTAA